GTTTCCATACTCTGTGTGGGAAattagttgttttttttttttcattatgttCCTTATTTTAGTTGAATTCTTAAACATTTGAACATTTTATGAACTATGGAATTATGTATCAAGAAACTAAAAAGGATAGGAAAAAAAAGAGACGAGGGTTTGTTCTTTTCTTGGCTGATGTGAAATTGAGTAGAAGGGAGGTGATATAACTTTGAATCTTATTCTCTTCCCTTTTTTTTATTCTTATCTTTTTAATTCTTGAGCCGGGTAGTTGTACTTTTATTAAGATAATTTTGGGGCGATATTCCTACCCTATTCTAAATCATGACATATTTAAGACCTTAATATTTGTTCATGTGCTTCCTACCTAGTTTTGGCAAGTAAAAGAAGTTATGCTTAGCTGGATTCCTCGTATATTAAAACAGTTCCTAAACTTTACTAAACTCTTTGTTGTGGCATCCTGTGAATTCATTGTTTGTGATGTTTCTGTGGCACAATTTGTTGTTTTGAACATTATTTGCATTTTGTTGAATGCCACTTTCCAGGAATAGAGGGGATGGTATGATGCAGGGTCCTGTCGTTAATGGAGTTAATGGTAACAGATTATGTTCTGCATATTTTGGTTGCCTTTTATGTATGACTTTGTCACTAGCAATGGTGCATTGACATAAGTGCAGGATCCCAAATTGCCCAAAATGATCTTCGATTGAAGCTGATGCACAAAAGGTTATCTAAGAAAATTCACAATGTTGTAGAGGAGGAACGGAAAATAGACCCACACAAAAAACTGGTGAAAGTCATTCACCCTACAACAAGTTCTTCTGTGAGTTCTTACATGCTGCCACATGGGCCTGCACATGATGGAAGCAAAGTTTCAAGGCAAATTCTTCCTAAAGAAATTGCAGATGATATGTGTAAGGTGGACTCTTTGGGGAAATTTTACTCATATCAGCCCATTGGAGGATTAGGGGTAAGATCTCCGGatcaaattttaaaaagttaTAGCAGGCTGTCACCACCTGGAAATTTTAACGAAGAAATTCGGAAAGTAACATCCCTAAGGACACCTGATCTTTCAAGAGGTGGACGGTTTTTGAGTGATGAGATTCTTGATGCATCTAGATGGACTGGCACTCCTCCGGTCATAATGAAAGCTAGCTCTCAAGCTGGCAATCTAGTAACAAGGGCAGCACCAGCAATTGGCATCACTCAAACAGTATCACATATGGTACTACCTTTTATTGGGCTTGTTTATGATGTCATTTTGCATGTATATATAACTTGTGTGTTCAGTTTGCCTTAAGGTAGACCCAACCGTGGCCTGGCTGGGCTCAGAACCATTCAACAGTTCACGGGCCTGAACCAGACAAGAATTGTCTTGGGACCTGGTCACACTCGAGTTTGGACCGTGAACAGGACTAGGACCcaccggggggggggggggtggtgttGGGGGCGGTGCGCAGTTACGGTTCCCCCTTTCCTGAACCAACAggcccaatatatatatatatatatttccccATAATATGTAGATGATTTTGAGCATTTTTAATTCTTGGACCTTTCTCAAGTAAGATACATGATAATTTCTATGAGTTTTTGGAATTAATTAGCATATTTTAGATTTTTAAGTtcgatttgaaatttttaaaattctgttttAACATTTTTCCTAGGTGAGTATCTTTAATTCTTGGACCATTCTCAAATAAGCAATAtagtaatttctattaattttttaagTTAATGAGCTTATGTAGATTTGAACCGGAACCGAAACTGAACTAGACCGGGTCCCAATCATAACTGGAACCATTTCAGAACCAGACCGGAATCGGCCTGGAACCATGAATGAATGGGAACTGTTTCAAACCGGCTACTCAAGGGTGGTTCTGGTTCAACCTAGCCAAGGGCCAGGAACCAAACTGGCCCTTGGCTAAGTCTATCTCACCCCCTTGAACTTTGAAGTGGGCCAGAACCAATTGTCCGAACTGGTTGAAActgcttttttatttataaaataaaaaaaaaaaagaagaaaaaattttgaaaaaaaaaattcaacagttGGATTGCATCATACCAGATGCGGTCTGGTTCAGTGCCTTCCAATCCATGGCCCCGAACCAGTCCATGGCCAGGACTACCTTAAGGCATCCACATGCATGGCCGCATGCTCTCATTGtgcaattattatttatttgtctTTACAGGGGGAGGAACCTCAAACTCTTGCTGGCTTCCTGCACTCTCTTGGTTTGGGGAAATACGTTGTTAATTTTGAAGCAGAAGAAGTAAGCTACCCAGATCTTTAATGTTTGACGTTATTTGAAGTTTATGGGTACTTTTATCTGTTCTAATTGTGCAGTGGAAGAAATTATGAGCTTTGTGTTTCAAGTTCCGATAAAGACATAGAGTAGATAAAATATATGCTTTGAAGAGAAACATGAAAAGATTGCCATGAGCAAGTGTGAGCAGGAAGATGCAACTTTATGCTTCTTGAGCAGTAGCTTAGAATTGTATCAGTGGCAGAGAAAGAgagtttcattttttttttaatagaattttATAAGAGAGTTGTTCAATTACAAATGTATGGATGGTTGGTTTGTGGAGTAGGACAAAGATGCAAATATTCTATATGGAGTATAGGAACCACAACATTAATGTTCTTCTTTCCAGGTATGAACATTTCAACTCATTTTGAAGCAGTTGGAGTGGTGGTTAGTAGTTACTAATGTTGATGTAGATGCATCAATGATGTTATGTTGCATATTCCTACATGTGGCCTTCTCctgtgattttattttttcactCTGGGCATTTTGTGCTGAATCAAGAAATTTTTTTGGTTTCTTTTTAGAGCTTTGCTATTTGGTCTTCGGCTACTTTCATTATAGTGTCAGTTTGTTTAACTcttgttttatttgttttataggtAGACATGGCTATATTGAGGCAGATGGGGGACAGAGACCTCAAAGAAATGGGGATACCTATGGTATTGCTTTATCTTCTTTTATGCAATGCCTATAGCTTTTATAAAAACATTTGTTTGGCCATCGATATTTGTTTCTGTTCACCACTTGGTATCATTCATGATACTGCATCAATTTGGTATATATACAAATATATGTTGGTATTCCTGTCTTATCAAGGCTGCTTAATTGGCAGGGACCAAGAAAGAAGATTCTCCTTGCTCTCTTGGCCGGCCTGAAAAGGCAAACATTGTGACCGCAATAGTTCTATGACAGGTGATTCCATATCTACATGTAATCTTGCTGATTTTTGAGGTGTGTTTATTTTGGAAGTCTACATGAAATTTTGTGATTGCTGTGCTTGGGAGTGAGTGTATATGACTCTGAAAGTAGATATTGATTGGGATTGTTGATAGATAGAACAGGATGAGATAAGCAAGTCAAATGTATATTGTTGTCAGTGTTTGGAGATCTTTTATTGTAGCATTTCAATTATGGTAAATATGTGCTTGCATTTGAAGTATCTATACTTGCCGTCCGAAAATGTCTTATTTCATAATATCGTAGCAAGGGATTCTTGTCAGCCAATACTTTGACAGATACGGTATTATTATTGGGTTTTGATGAAGACGGCTCTGCATATCTTTACCAGTGAACAGTACAACAAATGATTTTGAGTTGCTCATCCTTATCGTTTAGACAAGCACAAGAAGTTCCCAAAAATATGCAAGAAATAAATTGCAAACCAAAAAGCAAGACCAAAGACAAAATTTTttgaaaaccaaaaaaaaaaaaaaaaatttttcgaAAACCATGTTAATTTTATGATGAATGAGTCCTCCCCCATGGATTTTCCATTACATAGAAATATTTTGATTAAATATTATTCTGCATATTGTTACTATTGTTGCTAATTGCTGTAAAATCTATCTAAAAAAGGAAGATAGTTATATTTAAACACTCTACAATAGCAAGCTCAGAAACCATTGCAGCCGATTTTTTAATTGATTTGTCTACAACAGCTCAATAATTTCATTGGGTGATTCAAAGCGGCTCTATGCTTGCTCTTGAATCCAAAACTCTTCATAAGAAATACTTTTGTTTTTCTTTGCTTGGTGTCGTCTATGgaaggtgtatatatatatatatatatatatatatatatatatgtttgttatgcatttagttaaaattactgTTTAAAATGCTATTAGAGTCAAAATGATAAAAAAGaacaataattataaatatactcttttaattttattaaaaatgtactatttattttagtattttgaattttttataattatattctaTTTGTATaatgtatttaatttttatttttattaataaaatattaataatcattaaaaaattttcaccaatatttataaaataattattaaactaaTACTTCATATACTTAATAAAAAAGAATGGGTATTTGTAACAGTTAATTTCTATGTGCCACAGCTGCAAGTAACTCTAACAGAAAATGAAAAGAACAGAGAAATTGGGATTGTAAAAATAGTACTGAATTTCTATTAATGATGTAggttcaatattttttccggGTCAATAAGTTTTTTAAACACTATATTTTGTTTGgctctgtaaaaaaaaaaatataataaataaaatttaattaattaaatatttaaaatgtaattttattaattGGGTTGTTGTTTTCTTTTTACATGGTCATTTAAGTTGTAATTAAGtttcaatttttaagtcttaattatgttccaattttatttttcatgttcATTTAAGTTTTAATCAAGTCTCAATTTTACTTCTTATGATCATGTAagtcttaattaaattttatatgagttgtgattaaattttaattttttatgctcgtttaagttttaatttcattttcataTAAGTTTTAATCAAGTTTCAATTTTACTTCTTATGATCATGTAAGtcttaattaaatttcatat
The Hevea brasiliensis isolate MT/VB/25A 57/8 chromosome 18, ASM3005281v1, whole genome shotgun sequence genome window above contains:
- the LOC110653600 gene encoding uncharacterized protein LOC110653600; amino-acid sequence: MSSPEVTITLGRTGQVVTKGGKRPRGEGFERSGDSFLFSANKRNRGDGMMQGPVVNGVNGSQIAQNDLRLKLMHKRLSKKIHNVVEEERKIDPHKKLVKVIHPTTSSSVSSYMLPHGPAHDGSKVSRQILPKEIADDMCKVDSLGKFYSYQPIGGLGVRSPDQILKSYSRLSPPGNFNEEIRKVTSLRTPDLSRGGRFLSDEILDASRWTGTPPVIMKASSQAGNLVTRAAPAIGITQTVSHMGEEPQTLAGFLHSLGLGKYVVNFEAEEVDMAILRQMGDRDLKEMGIPMGPRKKILLALLAGLKRQTL